Proteins encoded within one genomic window of Marinobacter halotolerans:
- a CDS encoding HD-GYP domain-containing protein, protein MIERCPVGVQQKKVFVHDLELGMFVSDLDRPWHQTPFPIQGFHIRSQDDIRALMSHCKWVSVDVAETRDSIDSSGNSKLVFGRFKSSEAKKRQEVKLPPLNIREPVKHPKVSSLRKELKVSRKLMLDADASLHRVFQSIRDHQVPDFTEVARVTRSMVSSVVRNPDAVLWLSRTRQHDDFTYQHALNTAVWALVCGRELGLNEGLLNHLGMGCLLSQVGKLLLPRKLIENEMRLDSDDFALYRSYVEKGVHSLEDSGVSRAVVSVVQNHRERHNGSGFPEGIRGDRIPLLGKVAGLAEYFETLVSPRDSAAAMTPARAVSLLYELRNIEFQEDLVEKFIAAVGVYPTGSLVELNDGQRGVVVSHSAERRLWPKVMVMTDRARKPLKAARIIDLARYNEGKMPEETVSIAECLPAGTEGLHPEHYDVTGAESRWAFSRLIRA, encoded by the coding sequence GTGATTGAGAGGTGCCCCGTGGGAGTCCAACAGAAGAAAGTATTTGTGCATGATCTGGAGTTAGGCATGTTTGTGTCTGACCTGGATCGTCCGTGGCACCAGACCCCGTTTCCGATCCAGGGTTTTCACATTCGGTCCCAGGATGACATCCGTGCACTGATGAGCCATTGCAAGTGGGTGTCGGTGGATGTTGCAGAAACCCGCGACTCAATCGATAGCTCCGGTAACAGCAAGCTGGTTTTCGGGCGCTTCAAATCCTCTGAAGCCAAAAAACGCCAGGAGGTGAAACTGCCTCCGCTTAATATCCGTGAGCCGGTGAAGCACCCGAAAGTGTCTTCCCTGCGCAAGGAATTGAAGGTGTCCCGCAAGCTGATGCTCGACGCGGACGCTTCTCTTCACAGGGTTTTCCAGAGCATCCGCGATCATCAGGTGCCGGACTTTACGGAGGTCGCCCGGGTCACCCGCAGCATGGTGTCCAGCGTTGTTCGAAATCCGGACGCTGTATTGTGGCTGAGCCGTACCCGTCAACATGACGACTTCACCTACCAGCATGCCCTGAACACCGCCGTGTGGGCGCTGGTGTGTGGCCGCGAACTGGGCCTGAACGAAGGGCTGCTGAACCACCTGGGCATGGGCTGTCTGCTGTCACAGGTGGGCAAGCTGCTGCTTCCGCGCAAGCTGATTGAAAACGAGATGCGCCTGGACTCCGATGACTTTGCGCTCTACCGCTCCTATGTGGAGAAGGGCGTTCATAGCCTGGAAGATTCCGGTGTGTCCCGAGCAGTTGTCAGTGTTGTGCAGAATCATCGCGAGCGGCACAACGGTTCCGGCTTTCCCGAGGGTATCCGCGGCGACAGGATTCCGCTGCTGGGCAAGGTTGCCGGGCTAGCAGAGTATTTCGAGACGCTGGTCAGTCCGAGGGATTCGGCGGCGGCAATGACGCCCGCCCGCGCCGTAAGCCTGCTGTATGAGCTTCGGAATATTGAATTCCAGGAAGATCTGGTGGAAAAGTTCATCGCGGCGGTTGGGGTGTATCCGACCGGCAGCCTGGTGGAACTGAACGACGGCCAGCGCGGTGTTGTGGTGTCCCACTCTGCCGAACGGCGTCTGTGGCCGAAGGTGATGGTAATGACTGACCGTGCCAGAAAGCCGCTAAAGGCAGCGCGCATTATTGACCTGGCCCGGTATAACGAAGGCAAGATGCCTGAGGAAACGGTCTCGATTGCCGAATGCCTGCCCGCCGGAACAGAGGGGCTGCACCCGGAGCATTACGACGTAACCGGCGCAGAATCCCGCTGGGCGTTTTCCCGCCTGATCAGGGCGTGA
- a CDS encoding PilZ domain-containing protein, which yields MADNDRRIHTRTAMSAKVKVTHETLGEFVFSTRDISDGGVFIVVDTEPFEPAIGDKIQVQVQGLPIPAPVLEMVVVRKTVDGFGLQFADE from the coding sequence ATGGCTGATAACGATCGACGTATACATACCCGCACTGCTATGAGTGCAAAAGTGAAAGTGACCCACGAAACCCTGGGCGAATTTGTATTCTCCACAAGGGACATTTCCGACGGCGGCGTTTTCATTGTGGTGGACACCGAGCCTTTTGAGCCGGCTATCGGCGACAAAATCCAGGTTCAGGTTCAGGGCTTGCCGATTCCGGCACCGGTTCTTGAGATGGTGGTTGTCCGCAAAACCGTCGACGGGTTCGGCCTTCAGTTTGCCGACGAATAA
- a CDS encoding Fe(3+) ABC transporter substrate-binding protein yields the protein MNRMKLASIFTAAALTLPMTASAEGDVNIYSYRQAYLLEPLLEAFEKETGIESNVVFAKKGLAERLEREGRNSPADVVMTVDISRLSELVDRDLVQAVDNKVLEDNIPQNLRHPDGKWFALTTRGRLIYASKERVEPGEITTYEELADNKWNDRICTRSGQHPYNIALFSSMIAHHGGEDAEQWLEGLKDNLARKPQGGDRDQIKAIHAGECDIAIGNSYYYGNMLQDENQREAAESVRLIFPNNDGRGTHINISGIALTKSAPNRDNAVRLMEFLSTPEAQRIYAEANTEYPANPAVEPSGMVAEWGDINPDDLSLQKIADLRDEAVKMVDRVDYNN from the coding sequence ATGAACCGCATGAAGCTTGCTAGCATTTTCACTGCTGCCGCACTGACCCTTCCGATGACCGCCAGCGCCGAAGGCGACGTGAATATCTATTCCTATCGCCAGGCCTACCTGCTCGAACCACTGCTTGAAGCCTTCGAAAAAGAAACCGGCATTGAAAGCAATGTGGTCTTCGCCAAGAAAGGCCTGGCTGAGCGTCTGGAGCGCGAAGGCCGTAACAGCCCCGCCGACGTGGTAATGACGGTAGACATCTCCCGCCTGAGCGAACTGGTTGACCGTGACCTGGTCCAGGCCGTTGACAACAAGGTGCTGGAAGACAACATCCCGCAGAACCTGCGCCACCCTGATGGCAAGTGGTTCGCCCTGACCACCCGCGGTCGCCTGATCTACGCATCCAAAGAGCGTGTAGAGCCCGGCGAAATCACCACCTATGAAGAACTGGCAGACAATAAATGGAATGATCGCATTTGCACCCGCAGCGGCCAGCATCCCTATAACATTGCCCTCTTCTCCTCCATGATTGCCCATCATGGAGGAGAAGACGCCGAGCAGTGGCTGGAAGGCCTGAAAGACAACCTGGCCCGCAAGCCCCAGGGCGGCGACCGTGACCAGATCAAAGCCATCCACGCCGGTGAGTGTGATATTGCCATCGGTAACAGCTACTACTACGGCAACATGCTGCAGGACGAAAACCAGCGTGAAGCCGCCGAGTCCGTGCGCCTGATCTTCCCCAACAACGACGGTCGTGGCACGCACATCAACATCAGCGGCATTGCCCTGACCAAAAGCGCACCGAACCGCGACAACGCCGTGCGCCTGATGGAGTTCCTGAGCACGCCGGAAGCCCAACGCATCTACGCCGAGGCCAACACCGAATATCCGGCCAATCCGGCGGTAGAACCGTCCGGCATGGTCGCCGAATGGGGCGACATCAACCCGGATGACCTATCCCTGCAGAAGATTGCAGACCTCCGCGACGAAGCGGTGAAGATGGTCGACCGGGTCGATTACAACAACTGA
- a CDS encoding ABC transporter permease, producing the protein MSEASTASQTVSQQEAGSVLLSKRTSKPWVITAAITTAIVALPVLSVLFLALSPEQNVWPHLISTTLPRYVFTTLQLMLGVSILTLLIGLSTAWAVTTCEFPGRRFFEWAMLLPFAVPAYVIAYVYTTLLDYAGPVQTAMRDWFGWQNATDYWFPEIRTVEGATVMIGLVLYPYVYLLARAAFMEQSPSLFAVSRSLGHSALSTFFRVVLPIARPAVAVGLSLVLMETLNDFGTVDFFAVQTLTAGLFDTWMGLGSLGGAAQIATVMLAFVVILVTLERYSRRKQQQFAARDNRDPIRRFRLSPARQALCVVICSVPVILGFVIPAATLGQFAWEYFDESWNNTFITNTFNSLFLSGAAAMTTLVIGVILAYSRRLHDTHGMRVMMRLSSLGYAMPGAVLAIGVIIPLAGFDNWLDSITRSAFGFSTGLLLSGSAFALVFAYTVRFLAVSAGSVESGLQKITPSMDMASRSLGHSPGRTLMRVHLPMLRGTLLTAALVVFVDVMKELPATLILRPFNFDTLATYVYQYASDERLARSALPALVIVLAGIIPIILMSRSISRTRSIG; encoded by the coding sequence ATGTCCGAGGCGAGCACTGCCAGCCAGACCGTCAGCCAGCAAGAAGCCGGTTCGGTCCTGCTGTCAAAGCGAACCTCGAAACCCTGGGTCATTACCGCCGCGATAACCACGGCCATTGTGGCACTGCCGGTATTGTCGGTCCTGTTTCTGGCATTGTCGCCCGAACAGAACGTCTGGCCCCATCTGATCAGCACCACCCTTCCCCGCTACGTCTTTACTACCCTACAGTTAATGCTGGGAGTCTCGATACTGACTCTGCTTATCGGGCTTTCCACCGCCTGGGCGGTGACTACCTGTGAATTCCCCGGCCGCCGGTTCTTCGAATGGGCGATGCTGTTGCCCTTCGCCGTGCCTGCCTATGTGATTGCCTATGTCTACACCACACTGCTGGATTATGCCGGCCCCGTGCAGACTGCTATGAGGGACTGGTTCGGCTGGCAGAACGCCACCGACTACTGGTTCCCCGAGATCCGCACAGTGGAAGGCGCCACAGTGATGATCGGGCTGGTGCTTTACCCCTACGTTTACCTGCTGGCCCGGGCGGCCTTTATGGAACAGTCGCCGTCGCTATTTGCGGTCAGCCGCAGCCTGGGGCACTCGGCCCTCAGCACCTTTTTCCGGGTGGTGCTACCCATTGCCCGGCCAGCGGTGGCCGTTGGCCTGTCGCTGGTGCTGATGGAAACCCTGAACGATTTCGGCACCGTGGATTTCTTCGCCGTACAGACCCTCACCGCCGGGCTGTTTGATACCTGGATGGGCCTGGGTAGCCTGGGCGGCGCGGCCCAGATCGCCACGGTCATGCTCGCCTTCGTGGTGATTCTGGTCACCCTGGAACGCTACTCCCGACGCAAGCAGCAGCAATTCGCCGCCCGGGATAACCGCGACCCGATCCGTCGTTTCCGGCTTTCACCGGCGCGCCAGGCCCTGTGCGTCGTAATCTGCTCCGTTCCGGTGATTCTTGGCTTTGTCATTCCTGCCGCCACCCTGGGCCAGTTTGCGTGGGAATACTTTGACGAAAGCTGGAACAACACGTTTATTACCAACACCTTCAACAGCCTGTTCCTGTCCGGCGCGGCCGCGATGACCACGCTGGTTATCGGTGTGATTCTGGCCTACAGCCGACGGCTGCACGATACCCATGGAATGCGCGTGATGATGCGCCTTTCGAGCCTGGGATATGCCATGCCCGGTGCGGTGCTGGCTATTGGCGTGATCATTCCCCTGGCGGGCTTTGACAACTGGCTGGACAGCATTACGCGCAGCGCCTTCGGTTTCAGTACCGGCCTGCTTCTAAGCGGCTCGGCCTTCGCCCTTGTCTTTGCCTACACAGTACGGTTTCTGGCGGTATCGGCCGGAAGCGTGGAAAGCGGACTGCAGAAAATCACCCCCAGTATGGATATGGCCTCCCGTTCCCTGGGCCACTCCCCGGGGCGAACCCTGATGCGGGTTCATCTGCCGATGTTGCGGGGCACACTGCTCACAGCGGCGCTGGTGGTATTCGTGGACGTGATGAAGGAACTGCCGGCGACGCTGATCCTGCGCCCTTTCAACTTCGATACTCTGGCCACCTATGTGTACCAGTACGCCTCTGACGAGCGTCTGGCCCGCAGCGCCCTGCCGGCGCTGGTGATTGTGCTGGCGGGTATTATTCCGATCATACTGATGAGCCGGTCAATTTCCCGGACACGGTCAATTGGTTAG
- a CDS encoding thioesterase domain-containing protein, producing MPQLARFQKRINEIIPLSEALGVRLESYDGHALLVSAPLEPNRNHQGTGFGGSVYSVAVISAWGLVELVLGDLGLKGNVVIQVGEIEHLEPVTTDFYALCRLPGGEVPDRFRKSLARHGRARLSLIAEIYCGKPSLAPSAEPAAIFQGRFVVQEIHSRLTN from the coding sequence ATGCCCCAGTTAGCTCGTTTTCAGAAACGTATTAACGAAATCATTCCGCTGTCTGAGGCTCTGGGCGTCCGCCTGGAGTCTTACGATGGTCACGCGCTACTGGTCAGCGCGCCCCTTGAACCCAACCGTAATCATCAGGGCACCGGTTTCGGCGGCAGCGTCTATTCTGTGGCCGTGATATCCGCCTGGGGACTGGTGGAGCTTGTGCTGGGGGACCTCGGACTGAAGGGCAATGTGGTGATTCAGGTGGGCGAAATCGAGCATCTGGAGCCTGTGACCACCGACTTTTATGCTCTGTGTCGCCTGCCTGGTGGGGAAGTGCCGGACCGCTTCCGCAAAAGCCTGGCCCGCCATGGGCGCGCACGCCTGTCGCTTATTGCTGAAATCTACTGTGGCAAACCCTCATTGGCGCCATCCGCGGAGCCGGCGGCGATCTTTCAGGGCCGGTTTGTGGTGCAGGAAATACATTCCCGCCTAACCAATTGA
- a CDS encoding AMP-binding protein codes for MDTTNKLPLDMVYHWEKTIPDSLYMTQPVGNGQVVEYTWKRAVDEARRMASYLKSLNLPEKSKIGLISKNCAQWIMSDWAIWMAGHISVPLYPTLNADTVSYILDHSECELLFVGKLDDWDMMKPGVPESMRCVSFPLSPPTDFDSWDDIIAKYPPLEENVQREPDELATIVYTSGSTGRPKGVMLSFNNMAFAAEGGAEVLGVGPNDRMLSYLPLAHVFERTFVELGSIYNGFQLYFAESLDTFVQDLQRARPTLFLSVPRLWVKFQHGVLQKLPKEKLDKLLKIPLVNKLIKKKVLKGLGLDQVKLAGSGSAPLSHDVLDWYRNLGLELLEGYGMSENFAYSHMNKPGRSRTGYVGEAAPGVEVKISDAGEVLVKSPATMMGYYKDEEKTKETFTEDGFLKTGDKGEIDEMGRLKLTGRIKEIFKTSKGKYIAPAPIENRLMSHEAIEMVCVSGANQTQPCALVMLSEELRPKISDASFRKEIEEGFKQLITDVNKTVDPHEQLAFIVVVSDEWSIENNFLTPTLKLKRNVVEDAYQDKVDAWYAKRQPVIWE; via the coding sequence ATGGATACCACCAATAAACTGCCCCTCGATATGGTTTACCATTGGGAAAAAACCATTCCCGATTCCCTGTACATGACACAGCCCGTCGGCAACGGCCAGGTTGTGGAGTACACCTGGAAGCGTGCCGTTGATGAAGCACGGCGCATGGCGTCTTATCTGAAGTCACTGAATCTGCCTGAAAAGAGCAAGATTGGCCTTATTTCCAAGAACTGTGCCCAGTGGATTATGTCGGACTGGGCGATCTGGATGGCCGGCCACATTTCCGTGCCGCTTTACCCGACGCTGAACGCCGATACGGTGAGCTACATCCTGGACCACAGTGAGTGCGAGCTGCTGTTTGTAGGCAAGCTGGACGACTGGGACATGATGAAGCCCGGTGTACCCGAATCCATGCGTTGCGTGTCTTTCCCGCTGAGCCCGCCCACGGATTTCGATAGCTGGGACGACATTATTGCCAAGTATCCGCCGCTTGAGGAAAACGTACAGCGCGAGCCGGACGAGCTGGCCACCATCGTTTACACCTCCGGCAGCACCGGTCGCCCCAAGGGCGTAATGCTGAGCTTCAATAACATGGCGTTTGCCGCAGAGGGTGGTGCCGAAGTGCTTGGCGTAGGCCCGAATGACCGCATGCTGTCGTACCTGCCGCTGGCCCACGTATTCGAGCGCACCTTTGTGGAACTGGGCTCCATCTATAACGGGTTCCAGCTGTACTTCGCCGAGTCCCTGGATACTTTCGTGCAGGATCTGCAGCGGGCCCGGCCGACGCTGTTCCTTTCTGTGCCGCGCCTGTGGGTGAAATTCCAGCACGGCGTGCTGCAGAAGCTGCCGAAAGAGAAGCTCGACAAGCTGCTGAAGATCCCGCTGGTTAACAAACTGATCAAGAAGAAGGTTCTGAAGGGCCTGGGCCTGGATCAGGTGAAGCTGGCCGGCAGTGGTTCCGCGCCGCTATCCCACGATGTGCTGGACTGGTACCGCAACCTGGGCCTGGAGCTGCTTGAAGGCTACGGCATGTCTGAAAACTTCGCGTATTCCCACATGAACAAGCCGGGCCGCTCGCGCACTGGTTATGTGGGCGAGGCCGCACCGGGCGTTGAAGTGAAGATCAGCGACGCGGGCGAGGTTCTGGTGAAAAGCCCGGCGACGATGATGGGCTACTACAAGGATGAAGAGAAAACCAAAGAGACCTTCACCGAAGACGGTTTCCTGAAAACCGGCGACAAGGGCGAGATTGATGAAATGGGCCGCCTGAAGCTGACGGGCCGCATCAAGGAAATTTTCAAGACCAGCAAGGGCAAGTACATTGCCCCGGCACCGATTGAAAACCGCCTGATGTCTCACGAAGCCATCGAGATGGTGTGCGTGTCTGGTGCTAACCAGACCCAGCCCTGTGCGCTGGTGATGCTGAGTGAGGAGCTTCGTCCGAAGATTAGCGATGCATCGTTCCGTAAGGAAATTGAAGAAGGCTTCAAGCAGCTTATCACCGATGTAAACAAGACGGTCGACCCCCACGAACAGCTGGCGTTTATTGTGGTTGTCAGCGATGAGTGGTCCATCGAGAACAACTTCCTGACACCCACCCTGAAACTGAAGCGGAATGTGGTGGAAGACGCCTATCAGGACAAGGTGGATGCCTGGTACGCCAAGCGTCAGCCGGTGATCTGGGAGTAA